The following are encoded in a window of Xanthocytophaga agilis genomic DNA:
- a CDS encoding sodium:solute symporter family protein yields MNHTVDTIVIFVFSAFVLGIGLLFARTGRNLKSFFAGGEAVPWSIGGLSLFMSFFSAGTFVAWGSIAYKHGWVAITIQWTMCIGALVTGLWLAPRWKATGNLTAAEFIRSRLGTQVQKMFIYVFILVSVFIKGSVLYPVAKLVSVSLDLPLVPCTIFLGLFMIAYTAVGGLWAVMVTDILQFVILSAAVFILLPLSLQKAEGVDQFIQHVPSDFFSWFAGEYTIGFIFSFLIYHICYIGGNWTFVQRYTSVDSPQSARKVAFLFAALYLISPVIWMLPPMLYRSINPTLSGLDTENAYLLVCKLVLPPGLLGLMLTGMYFSTSASANTALNAVSAVFTNDIYKGFLKPEATDLQLMRVARLSSWFFGLGMIVIALLVPAAGGMVEVVLSISAISGGPLLAPPLWALFSKRLTGKATLWISGIGLSANLFFKILAPWLLHFKLSRTLETFIGIGLPLLLLLGYELWAARTSKIAPEYEEYLNNKRAKKAEQLFVKDAERVSIAQQNRFGLRIIAFALVFTACMLFILSLLTTSGSILTAGIAVIILFAAVIPWKAARRNTEQIITPEKV; encoded by the coding sequence ATGAATCATACTGTTGATACAATTGTCATTTTTGTTTTTTCTGCTTTTGTACTTGGAATCGGCTTGCTGTTTGCCCGCACAGGCCGTAATCTGAAATCGTTTTTTGCAGGCGGAGAGGCTGTACCGTGGAGTATTGGAGGACTGTCACTGTTTATGAGTTTCTTTTCTGCTGGGACATTTGTTGCCTGGGGGTCGATTGCCTACAAACACGGATGGGTAGCTATCACTATCCAGTGGACAATGTGTATTGGGGCTTTGGTTACAGGACTTTGGTTAGCCCCACGATGGAAAGCTACTGGTAATCTTACAGCTGCAGAATTCATCCGCAGTCGACTTGGGACCCAAGTACAGAAAATGTTCATATATGTTTTCATACTCGTTTCAGTATTCATCAAAGGATCGGTATTATATCCGGTAGCTAAGTTAGTAAGCGTCTCACTGGATTTGCCACTGGTACCATGCACTATTTTTCTGGGTTTGTTTATGATTGCCTATACTGCTGTAGGAGGTCTGTGGGCTGTAATGGTAACTGATATTCTCCAATTTGTGATTCTGTCAGCGGCAGTGTTTATTCTCTTGCCTCTTTCCTTACAAAAGGCAGAAGGTGTTGATCAATTTATTCAACATGTGCCATCAGATTTCTTTAGCTGGTTTGCAGGAGAATATACTATAGGATTTATATTTTCTTTCTTGATCTATCATATTTGTTATATCGGAGGCAACTGGACATTCGTGCAGCGCTACACCAGTGTAGACAGTCCACAATCAGCACGGAAGGTAGCTTTCTTGTTTGCAGCCCTTTATCTGATTAGTCCGGTTATCTGGATGCTACCTCCTATGCTGTATCGGTCTATCAATCCTACCCTAAGTGGATTGGATACTGAAAATGCATACTTGTTGGTATGCAAACTGGTACTACCACCCGGGCTACTCGGGCTCATGCTCACAGGTATGTACTTTTCTACTTCGGCTAGTGCTAATACTGCACTTAATGCGGTATCAGCTGTATTCACTAACGACATATACAAGGGGTTTCTCAAACCAGAAGCAACGGATCTGCAATTGATGCGCGTAGCCCGATTATCCTCCTGGTTTTTTGGGTTGGGAATGATCGTAATTGCGCTACTGGTACCAGCAGCCGGTGGTATGGTTGAGGTAGTATTGAGTATTTCAGCCATTTCGGGTGGCCCTCTGCTGGCTCCGCCCCTATGGGCTTTGTTCTCCAAGCGTCTCACAGGCAAAGCTACACTTTGGATAAGTGGTATAGGTCTTAGTGCCAACCTGTTTTTTAAGATTCTGGCCCCTTGGCTGCTTCACTTCAAGCTGAGCCGTACACTGGAAACATTCATTGGAATTGGGTTGCCATTACTGCTATTGCTCGGTTATGAGTTATGGGCTGCCCGAACTAGTAAAATAGCACCCGAATATGAAGAATATCTGAATAATAAACGTGCGAAAAAAGCTGAACAACTCTTTGTGAAAGATGCTGAGAGAGTATCCATTGCCCAGCAAAATCGCTTTGGCTTGCGCATCATTGCCTTTGCGTTGGTTTTCACAGCTTGTATGTTATTTATACTGAGTCTGCTCACTACCTCTGGCAGTATACTGACAGCAGGTATAGCCGTCATCATTCTGTTTGCAGCCGTTATTCCATGGAAGGCCGCCCGACGTAACACTGAACAAATTATTACCCCAGAGAAAGTATAA
- a CDS encoding TonB-dependent receptor, whose product MQYLYQFVKRPLQRLFLGLLVLPLSYTYGQVVIKGKVTDDANQPMAGVAVFEKGSTNGTSTSGSGDYAITVSGEKAVLVFSFIGYNPEEITVGNRNQINASLVPDIKSLSEVVVVGYGTQRRAEVTGSVASVKSTDITQTPVTNVAQGLQARVAGVQITQNSSAPGGNISVRVRGTNSINGTSEPLYVIDGIQISNGGGVNDVSPLSTISPNDIESVEVLKDASSTAIYGARGANGVVIITTKRGKAGATRFTYDGYYGIQNVTKKLDMLNAVEFAKLENEIYKTNVYDNPESLGEGVDWQDLIFRQAPIQSHQLSVNGGNEKTQFLLSANYFNQEGVVLNSSFNRYSLRLNLDHTLNDRFKVGTSIFGSYSVNNRIRTGESSIDNPVVTNSMVGAALGAPPTLQPYRPDGTLFPFADQFNGRYREVVNPLGFANILDRSGTIRTLVNLYAEAQIVKGLTYRATFNVDLSDGARDYYSPIFIVAERDRNATTGFGGKYAERSTTLLHESILTYSKTIAQHHSLKVTGVLASQSNNYTNSTAEAFGFPNDVTLNEALGFAPPANRNTNSFRNRERLDSYMARINYGFKSKYFLDLTARYDGASKFGENNKYGFFPGVSAGWRISEEGFMKTIPFVSDMKLRASYGSTGNAGAIGPYGSLALFNQSSGYSYNNQPPSVGIAPVRIPNKNLRWERSIQADIGLDIGLFNNRLNLVADYYNKRTKDLLFVKNLPLSSGYGTYTGNFAEIENKGIELAADARILDGEFSWNVNANITFNRNKLISLVDNQQEFIVNNYSIIQVGQPLGIFRTFLFDGIYQTGETVLPGSDSRVGGVKVKDLNNDGQITGADQAITGSANPNFIFGFSTNLKYKNFTLDAFFSGVQGNQVFNLARYSFENPLGQRNLLAGTANRWSPENPSNEYTNGFQGGRIPISNRFMEDGSYIRCKNLTLGYNISKIKGISAARVYISANNLFTLTKYTGYDPEVNTFGNSNVQVGVDNGVYPLARSILGGVQLTF is encoded by the coding sequence ATGCAATACCTTTACCAATTCGTAAAACGACCACTTCAACGGTTGTTTCTGGGGCTACTTGTGTTGCCCTTGTCTTATACATATGGACAGGTAGTAATTAAGGGCAAAGTCACCGATGACGCCAATCAGCCCATGGCCGGGGTAGCCGTCTTTGAGAAGGGCTCAACGAACGGCACCAGTACAAGTGGTAGTGGTGATTATGCTATTACTGTTAGTGGAGAGAAAGCAGTACTTGTCTTTAGCTTTATCGGTTACAATCCCGAAGAGATTACAGTAGGTAATCGTAATCAGATCAATGCCAGCCTGGTTCCTGACATTAAATCCTTATCAGAAGTGGTCGTAGTAGGGTACGGTACTCAGAGACGGGCGGAAGTAACCGGGTCAGTAGCCTCTGTAAAATCTACTGATATCACCCAGACTCCGGTAACCAATGTAGCCCAGGGCTTGCAGGCTCGGGTGGCAGGTGTACAGATTACGCAAAATTCATCAGCTCCTGGAGGCAACATTAGTGTACGTGTCCGAGGTACCAATTCCATCAATGGCACCTCTGAACCGCTCTATGTCATTGATGGAATCCAGATTTCCAATGGTGGCGGTGTGAATGATGTCAGTCCATTATCAACGATTAGCCCTAATGACATTGAGTCAGTAGAAGTCCTCAAAGATGCTTCCTCTACCGCTATCTATGGAGCCAGAGGTGCCAATGGAGTAGTGATAATAACTACCAAACGTGGAAAGGCCGGGGCAACACGCTTTACCTATGATGGTTATTATGGGATACAAAATGTTACCAAAAAGCTCGATATGCTCAATGCTGTAGAATTTGCCAAGCTTGAAAACGAAATCTACAAAACTAATGTATATGATAACCCGGAAAGCCTAGGCGAAGGAGTAGACTGGCAGGATCTGATTTTTCGACAAGCACCAATCCAAAGCCATCAGCTTTCAGTTAATGGAGGTAATGAAAAAACGCAGTTTCTCCTCTCTGCCAATTATTTTAATCAGGAAGGGGTCGTTCTTAATTCCTCTTTTAATCGCTATTCACTACGCCTAAATCTGGACCATACGCTTAATGACCGCTTTAAGGTAGGAACCAGTATTTTTGGAAGTTATTCAGTCAACAACCGTATCCGTACCGGTGAATCATCCATTGATAATCCAGTAGTTACCAACAGCATGGTAGGCGCGGCACTGGGTGCCCCTCCTACTCTGCAACCATACCGACCCGATGGCACGCTTTTTCCCTTTGCTGATCAGTTTAATGGTCGCTACCGGGAAGTAGTCAACCCGCTGGGTTTTGCCAACATTCTGGACAGGTCCGGAACAATCCGCACGCTGGTCAACCTGTACGCCGAAGCTCAGATTGTCAAAGGATTGACTTATCGGGCTACTTTTAATGTAGATCTGAGTGATGGAGCCCGCGATTATTACAGCCCTATTTTTATTGTAGCGGAACGAGATCGGAACGCCACAACAGGTTTTGGTGGTAAATATGCAGAGCGCAGCACTACACTATTGCATGAAAGTATTTTAACCTATAGCAAAACAATCGCTCAGCATCATTCGCTAAAAGTGACAGGCGTACTTGCCAGTCAATCTAATAACTATACCAACAGTACAGCTGAAGCGTTTGGCTTTCCCAACGATGTAACCCTGAATGAAGCACTCGGATTTGCTCCACCTGCCAACCGTAACACCAATAGTTTTCGTAATCGGGAGCGGCTCGATTCTTACATGGCACGGATAAATTACGGTTTCAAAAGCAAATACTTTCTGGATCTGACAGCCCGCTATGATGGTGCCAGCAAGTTTGGTGAAAACAATAAGTATGGTTTCTTTCCAGGCGTTTCAGCAGGATGGCGTATTAGCGAAGAAGGATTTATGAAAACTATTCCGTTTGTGAGTGATATGAAATTACGGGCCAGCTATGGTTCAACTGGTAATGCAGGAGCAATAGGCCCATATGGATCACTGGCTTTGTTTAATCAGAGTAGTGGTTACAGTTACAATAATCAGCCTCCTTCGGTGGGTATTGCTCCTGTGCGTATTCCCAATAAAAACCTTCGTTGGGAACGTTCGATACAGGCAGATATTGGCTTGGATATCGGCTTGTTCAACAATCGTCTGAATCTGGTTGCCGATTACTACAATAAGAGGACCAAAGATCTGCTTTTTGTGAAGAACCTGCCGCTTTCATCAGGATATGGAACCTATACAGGTAACTTTGCTGAAATTGAAAATAAAGGAATTGAACTGGCTGCTGATGCGCGTATATTGGATGGAGAATTCAGCTGGAATGTAAATGCCAATATTACCTTTAACCGTAACAAGTTGATAAGTCTGGTGGACAATCAACAGGAGTTTATTGTCAATAACTACAGCATCATTCAGGTAGGACAGCCACTAGGTATCTTCCGTACTTTCTTATTTGATGGCATTTACCAGACAGGTGAGACAGTACTTCCCGGATCTGATAGCCGTGTAGGTGGCGTCAAAGTAAAGGATCTGAACAACGACGGCCAAATTACCGGAGCTGATCAGGCCATTACCGGCAGCGCCAATCCAAACTTCATCTTTGGGTTCTCCACCAATCTGAAGTATAAAAACTTCACTCTTGATGCCTTCTTTTCGGGTGTGCAAGGCAATCAGGTCTTTAATCTGGCGCGTTACTCATTCGAAAACCCACTGGGACAGCGCAACTTGCTGGCAGGTACTGCCAATCGGTGGTCACCGGAAAATCCAAGCAATGAGTACACCAATGGCTTTCAGGGTGGCCGTATTCCGATCTCTAACCGATTTATGGAGGATGGGTCGTACATACGTTGTAAAAACCTGACGCTAGGATATAACATCTCTAAAATCAAAGGTATATCCGCTGCCCGTGTGTATATAAGCGCCAACAATTTGTTTACTCTTACCAAATATACTGGTTACGATCCTGAGGTTAATACGTTTGGTAATTCGAATGTGCAGGTAGGGGTTGATAATGGAGTGTACCCATTGGCAAGATCGATTCTGGGCGGAGTGCAGCTTACTTTCTGA
- a CDS encoding RagB/SusD family nutrient uptake outer membrane protein, which translates to MKKYVFSACILLFALGSCQLNETVYSSIAENNFYKTASDAEAGLTAVYGALGDLYSGPSPLMIADFSADQVYPRPVVGRNTYTLYSYDPNYTTAKSFGRAFESPLDVWQNCYRGIERANWVIDRVPSIAMETTRRDQIVAEAYFLRAFFHWMLAKNFGSVPIKTNPTLSEADAYTPKSELADVYTQIYNDLEKAEAALPSYSAAIPTGRPSLEVAAALHAKAALYDQKWPVALQKAQEVINSGKYKLLPDVQQVYGAANEQVGRAENMWAFESESVSGGRSSQIMSLYGPRNSDGPEYGKSSFGSIFAYQAFFDSFEANDKRRQLLDTNYINVQGKVVHQKDITPVTTQGVLVKKYQDPNSNGGSAAANIPILRMADVYLIAAEAEAHLNGATTTAYQYINIVRARAGLDDLAEGLSQDAFIDAVLQERSWEFFAEGDRWYDLTRTNKFLTVIPAAVNSVFPVRTLLAKHKYFPIPQDEINANPRIEQNPDWK; encoded by the coding sequence ATGAAAAAATATGTTTTTAGTGCCTGTATCCTGCTCTTTGCATTAGGTTCATGTCAGCTAAACGAAACGGTATATTCTTCTATTGCCGAAAATAACTTTTACAAAACCGCCTCTGATGCGGAAGCGGGGCTTACAGCTGTTTATGGAGCACTGGGTGATCTTTACTCTGGGCCTTCTCCACTGATGATTGCCGATTTTAGTGCTGATCAGGTATACCCACGTCCAGTGGTGGGACGCAATACCTATACTTTGTACAGCTATGATCCCAATTATACAACTGCCAAAAGTTTTGGAAGAGCCTTTGAATCACCTCTGGATGTATGGCAGAATTGCTATCGTGGTATTGAACGAGCCAACTGGGTCATTGACCGTGTGCCATCCATTGCTATGGAAACTACCAGACGAGACCAGATCGTAGCTGAAGCATACTTTCTACGGGCTTTTTTTCATTGGATGCTAGCCAAAAACTTTGGCAGTGTGCCTATTAAAACAAATCCAACACTAAGTGAGGCAGATGCCTATACACCCAAAAGTGAATTAGCAGATGTTTACACACAGATTTATAATGATCTGGAAAAAGCTGAAGCAGCTTTGCCTTCCTATTCAGCTGCTATACCGACTGGTCGTCCTTCTCTGGAAGTAGCTGCCGCCTTGCATGCTAAAGCCGCATTATATGACCAAAAATGGCCAGTAGCATTACAAAAGGCTCAGGAAGTTATTAATTCAGGTAAGTATAAGCTGCTACCTGATGTACAACAGGTGTATGGAGCCGCTAATGAACAAGTGGGTAGAGCTGAGAATATGTGGGCATTCGAAAGTGAAAGTGTTTCAGGTGGCCGCTCTTCACAGATCATGAGTTTATATGGTCCTCGCAATAGTGATGGCCCTGAATACGGAAAGTCTTCGTTTGGATCAATATTCGCTTATCAGGCATTTTTTGATTCATTTGAGGCAAATGATAAACGTCGGCAATTGCTTGACACCAACTATATCAACGTACAGGGAAAAGTAGTACACCAGAAAGATATTACACCAGTTACAACGCAAGGTGTCCTGGTCAAAAAATACCAGGACCCTAATTCCAATGGAGGAAGCGCAGCAGCCAACATCCCGATTTTACGCATGGCAGATGTGTATCTGATTGCAGCTGAGGCAGAGGCTCATCTGAACGGAGCTACAACTACTGCGTATCAATACATAAACATTGTTCGTGCACGAGCAGGACTGGATGACTTGGCTGAAGGGCTCAGTCAGGATGCTTTTATTGATGCAGTTTTACAAGAACGTAGCTGGGAGTTTTTTGCTGAGGGAGACCGCTGGTATGATCTGACACGCACAAATAAATTTTTGACTGTTATACCTGCTGCTGTCAATAGTGTATTTCCAGTTCGCACACTCCTGGCAAAACACAAGTACTTTCCCATTCCGCAGGATGAGATCAATGCCAATCCACGTATTGAACAAAATCCGGACTGGAAATAA
- a CDS encoding beta-L-arabinofuranosidase domain-containing protein produces MNITHYLRLSNITIYLVILSAQLSTFAQTSLTLSDAAIQITWKKGNAGYQVNRVSVRKDGKLTYLNFPSGEYTILYSATKPDSVPLLDQVDAHAKTFPEPIYKYIINTWHENLKPVPMNTAGTALHFFPEQGTKSGQEIVFMHQAKQASLQATWKLDTQYPGDLLVSMQLTAQQAGYFSLSTPTLATISEKDLRWGIIPGHLQGISLQDDLVLSYAYGQGIPRRPIVVRDRTATTLAPLFSQKNGLTLAVIPQPGTSRDPWQQDHNTHSDWQLGLSLMNRKGQLTPTAYHPVLGEKGSYLKAGESLTFSFRYSLQASDWYTVYKHAIYDIYHFRDFLSLKQTRQSLTSRIESMHRYVNSDSTSLWRTEQFNGQTIGAQAYLGGVVGSDKDAMKNSDYGAMWMLTTVTGDSLLNKTRLPYARNFKLMQQQSEPGFFQGAAVGQYYLSKSHRFTEEWGPYVEPIGLTYYTMLDMGNILLFEPNDTELKERLRQGAERLLSWQYPDGHWEVAYDRQSEKPRFTELQDLRPTFYGLLVAYRILGDERYLFAARKGADWFIHNATERGNFLGVCGDLRFVPDFATGQSVQALLDLFDITGDNRYKTAALQTARIYTASIYTHPIPTKEIKNVNGTTHQDWEISQVGLSFEHGGSIGSANMHGPIPLASHAGMFIRLFAITQDSLFLDMARAAAWGRDAFVHQPTGVASYYWRTMNAGAGPYPHHAWWQIGWITDYLLSEVSLRSEGKITFPRGFITPKVGPHQTYGFANGKIFGQLTRLYMPDGLIQVDDPQVDYWTATAVQTPRIFVLLLNNDDQAKTSTLKLNSQKILRNGQATIRSVELWDAKGKQIKQLDTSGKWNVSVPAFGLTIAVIDYESNPTNR; encoded by the coding sequence ATGAATATAACTCACTATCTAAGGCTGTCTAATATAACGATATATCTGGTCATCTTATCAGCACAACTGTCCACATTTGCCCAGACAAGCTTAACACTTTCAGATGCTGCCATACAAATCACATGGAAGAAAGGAAACGCTGGTTATCAGGTTAACAGGGTCAGTGTGAGAAAAGATGGTAAGTTAACATACTTGAATTTTCCATCTGGTGAGTATACTATTTTGTACTCTGCAACCAAACCTGATTCCGTGCCCTTACTTGATCAGGTAGACGCCCATGCTAAAACTTTTCCTGAACCGATTTACAAGTATATCATTAATACCTGGCATGAAAATCTAAAGCCTGTGCCAATGAATACAGCAGGTACAGCCCTGCATTTTTTCCCTGAACAAGGTACGAAGTCGGGTCAGGAGATTGTTTTTATGCATCAAGCCAAACAAGCTTCCCTACAAGCCACCTGGAAGCTGGACACCCAGTATCCGGGTGACTTGCTGGTGAGTATGCAACTCACAGCCCAACAGGCAGGTTATTTTTCGCTTTCAACTCCCACACTGGCAACCATTTCTGAAAAGGACTTAAGATGGGGTATTATTCCTGGTCATTTGCAGGGAATATCCCTACAGGATGATCTGGTCCTTTCCTATGCATATGGACAAGGGATCCCACGACGTCCTATTGTGGTTCGTGACCGTACAGCAACTACTCTGGCACCTCTCTTTAGTCAGAAAAACGGACTTACACTTGCTGTCATTCCTCAACCTGGCACCAGCCGTGACCCCTGGCAACAAGACCACAATACGCATAGCGACTGGCAACTAGGTCTATCTTTAATGAACCGCAAAGGACAATTGACGCCTACAGCTTATCATCCGGTGCTGGGTGAAAAAGGTTCGTATCTCAAGGCAGGGGAAAGTCTTACTTTTTCCTTTCGGTATAGTCTGCAGGCTTCTGACTGGTACACAGTTTACAAACATGCTATTTATGATATTTATCATTTCCGGGATTTTCTATCTTTAAAACAGACTCGACAGTCCTTAACATCCCGCATTGAGTCCATGCACCGATATGTAAACAGTGATAGTACATCACTGTGGCGCACTGAACAGTTTAATGGACAAACCATTGGAGCTCAAGCTTACCTGGGTGGAGTAGTAGGTTCAGATAAGGATGCGATGAAAAATTCTGATTACGGAGCTATGTGGATGCTAACTACCGTTACAGGTGATTCCTTACTAAACAAAACCCGTTTGCCTTATGCCCGCAATTTTAAGCTTATGCAACAGCAATCCGAGCCGGGCTTTTTTCAGGGAGCAGCTGTTGGACAATATTATCTTTCCAAAAGTCATAGGTTTACCGAAGAATGGGGTCCATACGTTGAGCCTATTGGCCTGACATATTATACCATGCTTGATATGGGCAATATTCTGCTCTTTGAACCTAATGATACCGAGCTGAAAGAGCGCCTGCGTCAGGGAGCCGAGCGGTTGTTATCCTGGCAGTATCCGGATGGACATTGGGAGGTGGCTTACGACAGACAGAGTGAGAAGCCCCGCTTTACTGAGCTACAGGACTTACGTCCTACATTTTATGGATTGCTGGTTGCTTATCGGATTCTGGGAGATGAACGATATCTGTTTGCTGCCCGTAAAGGTGCTGATTGGTTTATTCACAATGCTACTGAACGGGGAAACTTTCTGGGTGTATGTGGTGATCTGCGTTTTGTCCCCGATTTTGCTACCGGGCAGAGTGTACAAGCACTACTTGACCTATTTGATATAACGGGAGACAACCGCTATAAGACCGCAGCCTTGCAAACCGCCAGAATCTATACTGCTTCTATCTATACACATCCAATACCTACCAAAGAAATAAAAAACGTCAATGGAACGACCCATCAGGATTGGGAGATTAGTCAGGTTGGGCTTAGCTTTGAACACGGCGGCAGCATAGGTTCGGCCAATATGCATGGTCCTATTCCGCTGGCTAGCCATGCAGGAATGTTTATCCGTCTCTTCGCTATCACACAGGACTCTCTCTTTCTGGATATGGCTCGGGCTGCGGCTTGGGGACGGGATGCGTTTGTCCATCAACCCACAGGAGTTGCCTCCTATTATTGGCGTACCATGAATGCTGGTGCTGGTCCATATCCGCATCATGCCTGGTGGCAGATTGGCTGGATTACCGATTATTTGCTTTCTGAAGTAAGTCTGCGTTCAGAGGGAAAGATTACTTTTCCGCGTGGGTTTATTACACCCAAAGTCGGACCACATCAAACATATGGGTTTGCCAATGGCAAAATCTTCGGACAATTGACTCGGCTATATATGCCTGATGGACTCATACAAGTAGATGACCCACAGGTGGACTACTGGACAGCGACAGCAGTGCAGACCCCACGCATATTTGTACTCTTATTGAACAATGACGATCAGGCCAAAACAAGTACACTCAAATTGAATAGTCAAAAAATACTACGCAATGGGCAGGCGACTATACGCTCAGTCGAGTTATGGGATGCTAAAGGCAAACAAATTAAACAGCTTGACACATCCGGAAAATGGAATGTATCCGTGCCTGCTTTCGGATTAACCATTGCCGTAATAGACTATGAGTCAAATCCTACTAATCGTTAA